The following proteins come from a genomic window of Oligoflexus sp.:
- a CDS encoding energy transducer TonB, giving the protein MKRIFQSFDRHASWLAVGGSIVLHLLIIIAMRWHRNQEPIIIEKPPVARIRILSNPNGNPATPVKTAEVKVKPTPKPKNKPKPKPKTKLAKNKVMKKAVVEKVKEEEAPPPPPNNAPQSFGDNQEVGMVGTGASNTRGPSDPNASTDWLPIEQVKPKMPREAALKGIEGFITFTFDINEDGRVENIKVSAAENRSVFEAEARAAVRKFRYRPRKVNGRPVRVVGHSFTVVFTLTH; this is encoded by the coding sequence ATGAAACGCATCTTTCAGTCGTTCGATCGCCATGCCTCGTGGCTGGCCGTAGGCGGGTCCATCGTCCTGCATCTTCTGATCATCATCGCCATGCGCTGGCACAGAAATCAGGAACCCATCATCATAGAGAAGCCGCCGGTCGCGCGCATCCGTATCCTTTCCAATCCGAACGGCAATCCTGCGACTCCGGTAAAAACCGCAGAAGTCAAAGTCAAGCCGACTCCCAAGCCCAAGAATAAACCGAAGCCCAAACCCAAGACCAAATTGGCCAAAAATAAAGTCATGAAAAAAGCCGTCGTGGAAAAGGTCAAGGAGGAGGAAGCCCCACCGCCGCCACCGAACAATGCGCCGCAGAGTTTCGGCGACAATCAGGAAGTCGGCATGGTGGGCACGGGCGCCAGCAACACCCGGGGCCCCAGCGATCCCAACGCCAGCACTGACTGGTTACCAATTGAGCAGGTCAAACCCAAAATGCCGCGTGAAGCTGCCTTGAAGGGCATTGAAGGCTTCATCACCTTCACCTTTGATATAAACGAGGATGGTCGCGTCGAAAATATCAAGGTTTCTGCCGCGGAAAACCGTTCTGTCTTTGAAGCCGAGGCCCGAGCGGCAGTGCGTAAATTTCGCTATCGTCCCCGCAAAGTCAATGGCCGCCCGGTCCGCGTGGTGGGCCACAGCTTCACCGTCGTCTTTACTCTGACCCACTAA